In one window of Brassica rapa cultivar Chiifu-401-42 chromosome A07, CAAS_Brap_v3.01, whole genome shotgun sequence DNA:
- the LOC103832321 gene encoding VQ motif-containing protein 10 translates to MSERGKTKSEPMKVVFINTQYVETDARSFKNVVQELTGKDAIVAAGPFESPSTSDDRCYGGGNRVGEDSRRPYDGGGAETTTEFNRFFKEMPPMEELYKLWSES, encoded by the coding sequence ATGTCTGAAAGAGGAAAGACGAAGTCGGAGCCAATGAAAGTTGTGTTCATTAACACACAGTACGTTGAGACCGATGCTCGTAGCTTCAAAAATGTTGTTCAAGAACTCACAGGTAAAGATGCCATAGTCGCCGCCGGTCCTTTCGAGTCTCCATCCACTTCCGACGACCGTTGTTACGGTGGAGGTAACAGAGTCGGTGAAGATTCGAGACGACCCTACGACGGCGGAGGAGCGGAGACGACGACGGAGTTTAATAGGTTTTTCAAGGAGATGCCTCCCATGGAGGAATTGTATAAGCTATGGTCTGAAAGTTGA
- the LOC103832322 gene encoding E3 ubiquitin-protein ligase DA2 yields MGNKLVGRKRQVVEERYTKPQGLYVNTDVDIKKLRKLIVESKLAPCYPGDDESCHELEECPICFLYYPSLNRSRCCMKSICTECFLQMKNPNSARPTQCPFCKTPNYAVEYRGVKTKEEKGMEQVEEQRVIEAKIRMRQKEMEDDEEKMQKRMESSCSSSTSAVTGEMEYGSAASAISYNDPMEDAETSSSQNVSVARQRSRRPRGNRDDEVEADLEELMVMEAIWLSMQETGTQRDSGGGEVTPFRQYVSEEDHSYAEPATPSSSSGGLPCAISALAEQRQQMVGESSNHNHNHNVNVSSYSMLPGNCDSYYDIEQETDDIDHHHHHHHHQQHNYYHGNTEMGETGSSSSYMNGSESFHNFPLPPPPPLVIAPESFEEQMMMAMAVSLAEVHATTTTSAPTEVTWQ; encoded by the exons ATGGGTAATAAGCTGGTGGGGAGGAAGAGGCAAGTGGTGGAAGAAAGATACACAAAGCCACAAGGCTTGTATGTGAACACAGATGTCGACATTAAGAAACTTAGGAAACTCATTGTTGAGTCTAAGCTTGCTCCTTGCTATCCTGGAGACGACGAGAGCTGCCACGAGCTCGAGGAATGCCCCATTTGCTTCCTG taCTATCCTAGCCTCAATAGATCAAGATGTTGCATGAAAAGCATTTGTACAG AGTGTTTTTTGCAAATGAAGAATCCTAACTCAGCTCGGCCTACTCA GTGCCCTTTTTGTAAAACACCAAACTATGCTGTTGAGTACCGTGGAGTAAAGACCAAGGAGGAGAAGGGCATGGAACAAGTT GAAGAGCAAAGGGTAATAGAAGCGAAAATAAGGATGAGGCAGAAAGAAATGGAGGATGATGAAGAGAAGATGCAGAAACGTATGGAATCATCATGTTCCTCTAGCACAAGCGCAGTGACTGGTGAAATGGAATACGGTTCTGCTGCTTCAG CAATATCTTATAATGATCCCATGGAAGACGCTGAAACTTCTTCATCACAGAACGTCTCAGTTGCTAGACAGCGCTCCCGCCGCCCTCGAGGAAACAG GGATGATGAGGTTGAGGCTGATCTTGAAGAGTTAATGGTCATGGAGGCAATATGGCTCTCCATGCAG GAAACAGGGACGCAGAGAGATTCAGGTGGTGGAGAAGTGACACCTTTTAGGCAGTATGTATCAGAAGAAGATCATAGTTATGCAGAACCAGCAACGCCGTCTTCATCATCTGGTGGACTTCCTTGTGCAATCTCTGCACTTGCTGAACAACGCCAGCAAATGGTTGGTGAATCCTCCAATCACAATCACAATCACAACGTCAACGTTTCTTCGTACAGTATGCTTCCTGGCAACTGCGACAGTTACTACGACATAGAACAAGAGACAGATGACATTGaccaccaccatcatcatcatcatcatcagcagcATAATTATTACCATGGCAACACCGAGATGGGAGAAACGGGGAGCAGCTCTTCTTACATGAACGGCAGCGAGAGCTTCCACAATTTTCCTcttccaccacctcctcctctgGTGATTGCTCCAGAGAGTTTTGAGGAGCAGATGATGATGGCTATGGCTGTGTCTTTGGCGGAGGTTCATGCCACGACCACCACAAGTGCACCAACTGAAGTTACTTGGCAATAA
- the LOC103832320 gene encoding exopolygalacturonase: MANTVCCLTLILFIASLASGVSAAASAGRMIFDVRSYGARGDGKTDNAIAFTRAWKDACQWKGSARVFVPLGTFYLGGVTFAGPCQNRISFIIKGTLLAPKDANAIKQDTWIIFRYVDYLTVSGGGTLDGQGTSAWRLNDCTRNPNCRPLPMNIAFQFVRFSRISRIKSINSKMGHLNFFAVEYFEITRVSIRAPEDSPNTDGIKIGSSHHMKIHDVFIGTGDDCIAILSGTTNLDIYSVKCGPGHGISVGSLGRFKDEKSVYGISVRDSVFTGTSNGVRIKTWAPSASRNTVSNFTFQNLQMINVGNPIIIDQQYCPNNQCSKNSHSQVQIENVKFNNIWGTSTDKVAVKLQCSQTAPCKDVELAGINLVHRGIDGPATALCENVSGWTRGKISPPSCI; this comes from the exons ATGGCTAACACCGTTTGTTGTCTCACGTTAATTTTGTTCATCGCTTCTCTAGCAAGTGGCGTTTCAGCCGCTGCTTCCGCCGGAAGAATGATATTCGACGTCCGAAGCTACGGTGCTCGTGGTGACGGCAAAACAGATAACGCCATC GCGTTTACAAGGGCGTGGAAAGATGCGTGCCAATGGAAAGGAAGCGCTAGAGTGTTCGTACCACTCGGAACGTTCTACCTCGGCGGTGTAACATTCGCGGGACCATGCCAAAATCGCATTAGTTTCATCATCAAAGGAACTTTGTTAGCACCTAAAGATGCTAACGCAATCAAACAAGACACGTGGATTATTTTCAGGTACGTAGACTATCTCACGGTCTCGGGCGGCGGCACTCTTGACGGCCAAGGAACCAGCGCGTGGCGACTCAACGACTGCACCAGAAACCCTAACTGCCGCCCTCTACCGATGAACATTGCTTTCCAGTTCGTGAGATTCTCGAGAATCAGCCGCATCAAATCTATCAACAGCAAAATGGGCCACCTCAACTTCTTCGCCGTGGAATATTTTGAGATTACACGTGTCAGTATTAGGGCTCCTGAAGATAGCCCTAACACCGACGGGATCAAGATTGGCTCGTCGCACCACATGAAGATTCACGACGTCTTCATTGGAACCGGCGACGACTGCATCGCGATCTTGTCAGGAACCACCAACTTGGATATCTATAGTGTCAAGTGCGGACCGGGTCATGGGATCAGCGTTGGAAGCCTTGGGAGGTTTAAAGATGAGAAGAGCGTTTATGGAATATCAGTTAGGGACTCGGTCTTTACCGGTACGAGCAATGGGGTTCGTATCAAGACATGGGCTCCTTCGGCGTCACGGAACACTGTTTCGAATTTTACTTTCCAGAATCTCCAGATGATCAATGTCGGAAACCCAATCATCATAGATCAACAGTACTGTCCAAACAACCAGTGTAGCAAAAAT TCTCATTCTCAGGTTCAGATAGAAAACGTGAAGTTCAATAACATTTGGGGGACTTCGACGGACAAAGTGGCCGTGAAGTTGCAATGTAGCCAGACGGCTCCTTGCAAAGACGTTGAGCTAGCCGGAATTAACTTGGTGCACCGTGGAATTGACGGTCCAGCCACCGCGTTGTGTGAGAATGTTTCTGGCTGGACTCGTGGCAAGATTTCACCTCCTTCTTGCATTTGA
- the LOC103832324 gene encoding gibberellin 2-beta-dioxygenase 1, whose amino-acid sequence MTILPKLVEELKSGFSPIPVIDISDPESKQALVKACEDFGFFKVINHGVPSELVSVLEHEAVKFFSLPTSYKNQVTGYPFGYGNGKIGRNGDVGWVEYLLMNVNLDIGSDPFLPGLLNNRETIRNAVLEYTTSVRKMTCDVLEMITDGLGIKPRNTLSKLVSDQNSDSKFRLNHYPPCPLIHENIDGACNNVIIGFGEHTDPQILSVLRSNNTSGFQINLTNGSWISVPSDPSSFFFNVCDSLQVLTNGRFKSVKHRVLTNSMKSRFSMIYFAGPPLTQRISPLTCLMNNEDESLYEEFTWSEYKSSAYNSRLSDNRLQPFERKLFPLND is encoded by the exons ATGACTATATTGCCTAAACTGGTCGAAGAACTAAAATCGGGGTTTTCTCCAATCCCGGTTATAGATATCTCTGACCCAGAGTCCAAACAGGCCCTGGTAAAAGCCTGTGAAGACTTTGGGTTCTTCAAGGTGATCAACCATGGAGTACCCTCGGAGCTAGTATCTGTTTTGGAACACGAGGCTGTCAAGTTCTTCTCATTGCCCACGTCCTACAAAAACCAAGTCACAGGTTATCCCTTTGGATACGGGAACGGAAAAATTGGTCGGAATGGTGACGTTGGTTGGGTTGAGTACTTGTTGATGAATGTCAATCTTGATATCGGTTCGGATCCGTTCCTTCCGGGTCTCTTGAATAACCGAGAAACTATAAG GAACGCAGTGTTGGAGTACACAACATCAGTGAGGAAAATGACATGTGATGTTTTGGAGATGATTACTGATGGGTTAGGGATCAAACCGAGGAACACACTTAGCAAGCTTGTCTCTGATCAAAACAGTGACTCGAAATTCAGACTTAATCATTATCCACCATGCCCTCTCATCCACGAAAATATCGATGGTGCATGCAACAATGTGATCATAGGTTTTGGAGAACACACTGATCCTCAAATCTTATCTGTCTTAAGGTCTAACAACACTTCTGGTTTCCAAATCAATCTAACTAATGGCTCCTGGATATCTGTCCCTTCAGATCCGTCCTCCTTCTTCTTCAACGTCTGCGACTCTCTCCAG GTGTTGACAAATGGGAGGTTCAAGAGCGTGAAGCATAGGGTTTTAACGAACAGCATGAAATCTAGGTTTTCTATGATTTACTTTGCTGGACCTCCGTTGACTCAGAGAATCTCTCCATTGACTTGTCTTATGAACAATGAGGACGAGAGTTTGTACGAAGAGTTCACTTGGTCTGAGTATAAAAGCTCTGCCTACAACTCTAGGTTGTCTGATAATAGGCTTCAGCCATTTGAAAGGAAACTGTTTCCGTTGAATGATTGA